A genomic window from Brevibacillus agri includes:
- a CDS encoding DUF4025 domain-containing protein, giving the protein MAERENRPTQQLSETGQMESAVYQVEEEAGGLAATQEQVSDMYKMGTIEDSEQSE; this is encoded by the coding sequence ATGGCAGAACGTGAAAACCGCCCCACGCAGCAACTGAGTGAGACGGGGCAGATGGAAAGCGCCGTGTATCAGGTAGAGGAAGAAGCAGGAGGACTCGCGGCTACACAGGAACAGGTGAGCGACATGTACAAGATGGGGACGATCGAGGACAGCGAGCAGAGCGAATAG
- a CDS encoding MarR family winged helix-turn-helix transcriptional regulator, which translates to MSDMSRASKIEELDRAFVEMARFFISHWLEEEELISPKQFILLRVLHQKGRSTVSELATILKQSNSATTIALNRLVKAGYIDRVRDELDRRVVWVTLSQKAVPMLEGLLCQRRALVGKLLENLSDEELEQFTYFLRKMKQCM; encoded by the coding sequence GTGAGCGACATGTCCCGCGCCAGTAAAATTGAGGAACTGGATCGAGCATTTGTCGAGATGGCTCGCTTCTTCATCAGCCACTGGCTGGAAGAGGAAGAGCTGATTAGTCCCAAGCAATTTATTTTGCTGCGAGTGCTTCATCAAAAAGGAAGAAGCACAGTTTCCGAACTGGCGACCATTCTGAAGCAATCCAACAGTGCGACTACGATTGCTCTCAATCGGCTGGTGAAAGCCGGTTACATCGACCGGGTCCGCGACGAGCTGGACCGGAGAGTCGTATGGGTCACGCTGTCGCAAAAGGCAGTCCCTATGCTGGAGGGGCTTTTGTGCCAGAGAAGAGCACTGGTGGGCAAACTGCTGGAAAACCTGAGCGACGAAGAATTGGAGCAGTTTACGTACTTCTTGCGGAAAATGAAGCAATGCATGTAG
- the lepB gene encoding signal peptidase I yields the protein MEQTKSTAKWKTELLDWLKSFVLIGGLTAFIYVFVMAPYVVQGRSMESTLHDRERVIVNKAIYYLKEPKPGDIVIIHPDASGDNWIKRVIAVAGDTVEAKNDQVYVNGQPLSEEYLANNKLQASAAGVTLTEDFGPITIPEGSVFVMGDNRNNSMDSRVIGPVKLDHVVGRAEAVYWPLSDIRLPK from the coding sequence ATGGAACAAACCAAAAGCACAGCGAAATGGAAAACCGAATTGCTCGACTGGTTGAAATCGTTTGTTTTGATTGGCGGTTTGACTGCCTTCATCTACGTGTTCGTCATGGCGCCCTACGTCGTGCAAGGACGGTCGATGGAGAGCACGCTGCACGACCGCGAACGGGTCATCGTCAACAAAGCGATTTACTATCTCAAGGAGCCGAAACCGGGCGACATCGTCATTATTCACCCGGATGCGAGCGGCGACAACTGGATCAAGCGCGTCATCGCTGTCGCAGGCGATACGGTAGAAGCGAAAAACGACCAGGTGTACGTCAACGGCCAACCGCTCAGCGAAGAGTATTTGGCCAACAACAAGCTGCAAGCTTCGGCGGCTGGCGTGACCCTGACCGAAGACTTCGGGCCGATCACCATTCCGGAAGGCAGCGTTTTTGTAATGGGAGACAATCGCAACAACAGTATGGACAGCCGGGTCATTGGCCCTGTCAAGCTCGATCATGTAGTCGGTCGCGCGGAAGCGGTCTACTGGCCGTTGTCGGACATCCGTCTGCCAAAATAA
- a CDS encoding type III polyketide synthase, with product MPRIESVATAVPPHEVSTEASMQLARHFFQDAFPDIDRLLNVFAHSHIEKRHFCMPLDWFSSDQPFAEKNRLYIQHAEALSLAAARKCLQKAGLVPTDIDCLVFVSSTGIATPSMDSRLVNSLGLRSDITRIPLWGLGCAGGAMGLSRSCEYAGAYPGRRVLLISVELCGLTFIRQDLSKSNLVATCLFGDGAAAVVVSGDHVQASAEEGAPRIQFRDARTTTWPDTLDVMGWELTEPGLKVIFSRDIPTLIQTYMRENVESFLTSHQTTVDRLRHFIFHPGGAKVLNAYQSSLGIDAEATRHSEEVLRHFGNMSSPTVLFVLEKSMEQAWQPGDRGLVAALGPGFSSELLLLEAR from the coding sequence ATGCCCCGTATCGAATCCGTTGCGACAGCAGTACCGCCGCATGAAGTTTCCACGGAAGCTTCCATGCAGCTCGCCCGTCATTTTTTTCAGGATGCTTTTCCCGATATTGATCGGCTCCTGAACGTTTTTGCCCACAGCCATATCGAAAAACGGCACTTTTGCATGCCGCTGGACTGGTTTTCCAGCGACCAGCCGTTTGCCGAAAAAAACAGGCTGTACATTCAGCACGCAGAAGCGTTGTCGCTTGCGGCTGCGCGAAAATGCCTGCAAAAAGCCGGGCTTGTGCCAACCGATATCGATTGTCTCGTATTCGTCTCCAGCACAGGGATTGCCACGCCGAGCATGGATTCCCGCCTGGTCAACAGTCTCGGGCTTCGCTCCGATATTACGCGGATTCCGCTGTGGGGACTGGGCTGTGCCGGGGGAGCGATGGGCTTGTCCCGCTCGTGCGAGTACGCCGGAGCCTACCCCGGGCGCAGGGTGCTGCTCATCAGCGTAGAGCTGTGCGGGCTGACCTTTATTCGCCAGGATTTGTCCAAAAGCAATCTCGTGGCGACTTGTCTGTTCGGGGATGGAGCAGCAGCCGTCGTGGTCAGCGGCGACCATGTCCAAGCCTCGGCAGAGGAAGGCGCGCCCCGGATCCAGTTTCGCGATGCCCGCACCACGACGTGGCCGGATACGCTCGACGTGATGGGCTGGGAGCTGACAGAGCCGGGGTTGAAGGTGATTTTTTCCCGCGACATTCCTACGTTGATTCAGACATACATGCGCGAAAACGTGGAAAGCTTTTTGACGTCGCACCAGACGACCGTGGACCGTCTGCGCCACTTTATTTTTCATCCGGGCGGCGCAAAAGTCTTGAACGCGTACCAGTCTTCGCTCGGCATTGATGCCGAGGCGACGCGCCACTCCGAAGAGGTGCTGCGCCATTTTGGCAACATGTCTTCGCCGACGGTGCTGTTTGTGCTGGAAAAAAGCATGGAGCAAGCGTGGCAGCCGGGCGACCGCGGACTGGTTGCGGCGCTTGGGCCGGGGTTCAGCTCTGAGCTGCTCCTCTTGGAAGCGAGGTAG
- a CDS encoding DUF47 domain-containing protein, translating into MLKSNKYIFFDLFEQQIATVHKGTHLFYEMIGNYQDVEAKVKAIKAVEKEGDEIVRRIMNELNSTFITPLEREDIHQLAHTMDSMIDYIDGVADRMYLYQVRQPEPRVLAQANILVKCSAKLIELIRTLRKLDHQVVSKIAREIKDLEHESDSNYRKMVSDLLNSPDANPIEAIKLKEIYDKLEDCADFAEDVSNLVEGIVLKNA; encoded by the coding sequence ATGTTGAAATCTAACAAGTATATCTTCTTTGATCTGTTTGAACAGCAGATTGCCACGGTGCACAAAGGGACTCATCTTTTTTATGAAATGATAGGAAACTATCAAGATGTGGAAGCCAAAGTCAAGGCAATCAAGGCTGTTGAAAAAGAAGGGGATGAGATCGTTCGCCGCATCATGAACGAATTGAATTCTACCTTTATCACTCCGCTTGAGCGTGAAGACATTCACCAGCTCGCACATACAATGGACTCGATGATCGATTACATTGACGGTGTTGCGGATCGCATGTATCTCTATCAAGTTCGTCAGCCGGAGCCGCGCGTTTTGGCACAAGCAAACATTTTGGTCAAATGTTCGGCAAAGCTGATTGAGCTGATTCGCACGCTGCGCAAGCTCGATCATCAGGTAGTATCGAAAATCGCGCGGGAAATCAAAGATCTGGAGCATGAATCCGACTCCAATTACCGCAAAATGGTATCCGATCTGCTGAATTCGCCGGATGCGAATCCGATCGAAGCGATCAAACTCAAGGAAATTTACGACAAGCTAGAAGACTGTGCTGACTTTGCCGAGGACGTTTCGAACCTGGTCG
- a CDS encoding GGDEF domain-containing protein, which yields MDSRWIGMGVSCFIIWIWLIVCGLPDEQSAMRFVVLMAIIQMAAGYSLGIYVNRLRQMAYHDSLTGVLVNRRFLDRLIREIRQAKNQHYPITLLFIDLDNFKKFNDCHGHMEGDRLLCQFASILQANVRNQDTVGRWGGEEFVVLLKHADTNEALAIGKRIQEQVRETLSGVTVSIGVASYPMHAATAEELTHKADMLMYEAKKKKDCMVVATR from the coding sequence TTGGACTCACGCTGGATTGGCATGGGTGTGTCCTGTTTTATTATATGGATTTGGCTTATCGTATGCGGGCTGCCTGATGAGCAGTCGGCGATGCGGTTTGTCGTGCTGATGGCCATCATCCAGATGGCAGCCGGATACAGCCTGGGGATATACGTGAATCGTCTGCGACAAATGGCCTATCACGACTCATTGACGGGGGTATTGGTCAATCGCCGGTTTCTGGACAGGCTGATTCGCGAGATCAGGCAGGCGAAAAATCAGCACTATCCGATCACGCTTTTATTTATCGACCTGGATAATTTCAAAAAATTCAATGATTGCCATGGACATATGGAAGGGGATCGGCTGCTCTGCCAATTCGCTTCCATTTTGCAAGCCAATGTGCGCAACCAGGATACGGTCGGCCGATGGGGCGGCGAAGAATTTGTCGTGCTGCTGAAGCATGCGGATACGAATGAGGCGCTCGCAATCGGGAAGCGGATCCAGGAGCAGGTTCGCGAGACGCTGTCCGGCGTGACGGTCAGCATCGGCGTCGCCTCCTATCCGATGCATGCGGCTACGGCAGAGGAGCTGACGCACAAGGCGGATATGCTCATGTACGAAGCGAAGAAAAAGAAAGATTGCATGGTAGTCGCTACGCGATAA
- a CDS encoding activator of HSP90 ATPase, with amino-acid sequence MFTFALPQFSDTQERIAVVLASVEGGCEMTFSQEIVVPHENGWTTEAVEKAEREYYEGLEHGGSRMLAGLQQSANILRSVAVYLEKKKKPVCETLATPPFGRQAGMDTVL; translated from the coding sequence GTGTTTACGTTTGCACTGCCGCAATTTAGCGATACACAGGAGCGGATTGCCGTCGTGCTCGCCTCTGTGGAGGGCGGCTGCGAAATGACGTTTTCCCAGGAGATCGTCGTACCGCATGAAAACGGCTGGACAACAGAAGCCGTTGAAAAGGCCGAGCGGGAGTACTACGAAGGCTTGGAGCATGGCGGGAGCCGCATGCTTGCCGGATTGCAGCAATCGGCGAATATCCTTCGCAGCGTAGCCGTTTATCTCGAAAAAAAGAAAAAGCCTGTATGCGAAACGTTGGCAACCCCACCGTTTGGCAGACAGGCTGGAATGGACACAGTGCTCTAG
- a CDS encoding MDR family MFS transporter: MVWLQQMIARYDTTIWIRVIGTVLTTFAGFMLRPFLAFYLYDRMDGNLLVAAMVTSLQPLTSIISGYFAGSLSDRYGRKPLMIAALSIEAISMAGYIWAESIFAFAALTVLNGIGASLFWPAASAQITDVVPEEKRSEVFALLHTALNLGAAAGPLIGVAIYKVNPAIAFGICSCMLFVYALLLFWKVPETLPDHIRAQASRSAKTDQAPRLKLAEHPTLIWMTLAAVPVSLLYSQVEIILPQHLRTQYTDFLSVFATLMTINGVLVVCCQIAIAKYAERFPAHWVILTAYLFLACVGFGYGWAPGFLILVLAEVLFTIGEMLYGPQIQKAISVMAPEEYRGRYFAIFGANWGITGTIGPSVGAVAFKGIGGALWFSILSLLLLVGGLFQYRFVKKTTQAEPAESVQSLSS; encoded by the coding sequence ATGGTCTGGCTTCAACAAATGATCGCCCGCTACGACACGACGATCTGGATTCGCGTCATCGGGACGGTCCTTACAACTTTTGCAGGCTTCATGCTTCGGCCGTTCCTCGCCTTCTATCTGTACGACAGGATGGACGGAAATCTGCTCGTGGCGGCGATGGTCACCAGCCTGCAACCGCTGACGAGCATCATCTCCGGCTATTTTGCCGGGAGCCTCTCCGACCGCTATGGCCGAAAGCCGCTGATGATCGCCGCACTGTCCATTGAAGCGATCTCCATGGCCGGTTATATTTGGGCGGAATCTATTTTTGCCTTTGCCGCGCTTACCGTCTTGAACGGGATCGGAGCCTCGTTGTTCTGGCCAGCCGCAAGCGCCCAAATTACCGATGTCGTGCCGGAGGAAAAACGCAGCGAAGTATTCGCGCTTCTGCACACCGCGCTGAATCTCGGGGCCGCCGCTGGCCCGCTGATCGGTGTCGCCATCTATAAAGTCAACCCGGCGATTGCGTTTGGCATCTGCTCCTGTATGCTGTTCGTCTACGCGCTGCTCCTCTTCTGGAAGGTCCCGGAGACGCTGCCCGACCACATCCGGGCACAGGCCAGCCGTTCTGCCAAGACGGACCAGGCTCCCCGGCTGAAGCTGGCCGAGCATCCTACGCTGATCTGGATGACGCTTGCCGCGGTGCCTGTGTCGCTTTTGTACTCGCAAGTAGAGATCATTTTGCCGCAGCATTTGCGCACCCAGTACACCGACTTTCTCAGCGTCTTCGCTACTTTGATGACGATCAACGGCGTCTTGGTCGTCTGTTGCCAGATTGCGATTGCCAAGTACGCCGAGCGCTTTCCTGCTCATTGGGTCATTCTCACCGCCTACCTGTTTCTCGCCTGTGTCGGTTTCGGCTACGGCTGGGCGCCTGGCTTTCTCATTCTCGTGCTCGCCGAAGTCCTGTTTACGATCGGCGAGATGCTCTACGGGCCGCAAATTCAAAAAGCGATCTCCGTCATGGCCCCGGAAGAATATCGCGGACGTTATTTTGCGATCTTCGGCGCGAACTGGGGCATCACGGGCACGATCGGCCCGAGTGTCGGCGCCGTCGCGTTCAAAGGGATCGGGGGCGCTCTCTGGTTCTCCATCCTCAGCCTGCTGCTGCTCGTCGGCGGCCTGTTCCAATACCGCTTTGTCAAAAAAACGACGCAGGCGGAGCCTGCCGAAAGTGTCCAGTCGCTTTCGAGCTAG
- a CDS encoding isoprenylcysteine carboxyl methyltransferase family protein: MLFFVTVMAAVCLQRFCELVLAARNARYVCALGGVEIGAGHYKYIVLMHVCFFVSLMVEVLATGSASALPPWWGYSFGLFLAAQLLRYWCIQSLGRRWNTRILVIPGEAPLRRGPYRWLRHPNYVVVAIELFTLPLTFSAVNTAVAFTLLNAWLLLRVRIPLEEKGVYEGEESS, from the coding sequence ATGCTCTTTTTCGTCACAGTCATGGCTGCCGTCTGCCTGCAACGCTTCTGCGAATTGGTGCTGGCCGCGCGAAACGCCCGCTACGTGTGCGCCCTGGGAGGCGTCGAGATCGGCGCGGGCCATTACAAATACATCGTGCTGATGCATGTTTGCTTTTTTGTCAGCTTGATGGTAGAAGTGCTCGCGACAGGCAGTGCTTCGGCGCTGCCTCCGTGGTGGGGGTACAGCTTCGGCCTGTTTTTGGCGGCCCAACTGCTCCGCTACTGGTGCATCCAGAGCCTGGGCAGGCGTTGGAATACGCGGATTCTGGTCATTCCAGGGGAAGCGCCGCTCCGGCGCGGTCCGTACCGCTGGCTTCGCCATCCGAACTACGTCGTCGTGGCGATCGAGCTGTTCACTCTCCCGCTGACGTTTTCCGCCGTGAATACCGCTGTCGCCTTTACGCTCCTGAATGCCTGGCTACTGCTGCGCGTGCGCATTCCGCTGGAAGAAAAAGGCGTGTACGAAGGCGAAGAATCGTCATAA
- a CDS encoding aminopeptidase, with translation MRDSRLEQLAYNLVNYSVRVQPGENILINAKGKTPELVSALVREIYKAGGSPFVQQIDPAISREIAMNCNEEQLKVMAESEVALMEKMQGYIGIRAADNINEMADVPGDKLGLYSRLYELPVMNVRVPKTKWVVLRYPNPSMAQLANMSTAAFEDFYFQVCNLDYGKMDKAMDSLVDLMNRTDEVRLVGPDTDLTFSIKDIPAVKCAGLRNIPDGEVYTAPVKNSVNGTITHNAPTPYHGFTFENVRLTFKDGKIVEATANDSKRLNEILDTDEGARYIGEFAIGVNPFIRNPMKDILFDEKIDGSFHFTPGQCYDEAYNGNKSSVHWDMVSIQRPEWGGGEIWFDGVLIRKDGRFVIPELECLNPENLK, from the coding sequence ATGAGAGACTCTCGTTTGGAGCAATTGGCCTATAACCTGGTGAACTATTCCGTCCGCGTACAGCCAGGGGAAAACATCCTGATTAACGCCAAAGGGAAGACGCCTGAACTGGTATCTGCCCTCGTCCGTGAGATTTACAAGGCGGGAGGCAGCCCGTTCGTCCAGCAGATTGATCCGGCGATCAGCCGTGAAATCGCGATGAACTGCAACGAGGAGCAACTGAAGGTCATGGCGGAAAGCGAAGTGGCCCTCATGGAAAAAATGCAAGGCTATATCGGCATCCGCGCAGCCGACAACATCAATGAGATGGCAGATGTTCCCGGAGACAAGCTCGGTCTGTACTCCCGTTTGTACGAGCTGCCAGTCATGAACGTCCGCGTGCCCAAAACAAAATGGGTGGTGCTTCGCTACCCGAACCCGTCCATGGCTCAATTGGCGAACATGTCGACGGCGGCGTTTGAAGACTTTTACTTCCAGGTGTGCAATCTGGATTACGGAAAAATGGACAAGGCGATGGACAGCCTGGTCGACCTGATGAACCGCACCGACGAAGTCCGTCTGGTCGGGCCGGATACAGACCTGACTTTCTCGATCAAGGACATCCCGGCGGTCAAATGTGCGGGTCTGCGCAACATCCCGGACGGCGAAGTGTACACCGCTCCGGTGAAAAACTCTGTCAACGGCACAATTACACACAATGCGCCTACGCCGTACCACGGCTTTACGTTTGAAAACGTTCGCCTGACTTTCAAGGACGGCAAAATCGTCGAGGCGACCGCAAACGATAGCAAGCGGCTGAACGAAATTCTCGACACGGACGAGGGCGCGCGCTACATCGGCGAGTTTGCGATCGGGGTCAATCCGTTCATCCGCAACCCGATGAAAGACATTTTGTTCGACGAAAAAATCGACGGCAGCTTCCACTTCACGCCTGGTCAATGTTACGATGAGGCGTACAACGGAAACAAGTCGTCGGTTCACTGGGACATGGTTTCCATCCAGCGTCCGGAGTGGGGCGGGGGAGAAATCTGGTTTGATGGCGTCCTGATCCGCAAAGACGGCCGCTTTGTCATTCCCGAGTTGGAGTGCCTCAATCCGGAAAACTTGAAGTAG